acctctgcagctcctccagATTTTGTCTTCTCGCTGTAGTTTCAGCTTCTACTTTGTATCTACCTTTACCCTACTTTTGCCCTGAGCTTGGAATTCACAGGGCGACAATTCCAACACAGATTATACTTGGTCTCAGGATAAAAACTTGTTAAAAATCTTCGTGCAACTCTAACTCACCAATGAGGACTGTGGAAGGTAGTAGTTGCTCCACCCATTCTCCAAAACCCAGTGAGAACATTTGAGAAAATCAACAGCCTCCTGTTTCTGACATgcacaaaaccagacaaaaataccttttttggTTGCTGAACAGTCAGTTATTGTTTCCcagtaaaataataaataataatcacTGTTTGCTAGACAGTACCTTTTGTCTTTCATGTTTCTTCCGTCCTGATCCAGGAACATCACTTATTCATAAGCCATGGGCTGATCTCTGTGGTGATCCACGTGCCCTCAGTAACAGTAGGATTCAGACTCAAACTGAGATTTTTTAGGCTTTCTACTCTGGTCTTCTAGGGGAGAAATGTTTCTACAACTCTGCCATTATTAATGCTCTTTGTGGGGCAGAAAGTGTTCTAGATTTAGGACCGAATCCGTTGGCTGGCTGCATGCACAAGCTGTAGACAGACATCAATTTGCCCTATATCTCATGGAAAGCCACACATCTAGGGTTTTACATGATCTCAAACCTCGCTTGTGTATCGTCTCCCCACGCTCAGCGTGTCAGACACAAACTGAGCTCCCCAGACTGAACTGGGATGCTTCTGGGACACTGCGTCCTGGAGAACTGGCAAAGGTGGGTGTGCAGAGGAATTTGCTGTGCAGCACAAATTCCTCCTGAAATTAGTAATTGTATCTAAGACTGTGTAACGTTTCTATACTTTGAAGCTTCCGTCAGACAATGGCACCTTGAGACCCTTCAGGCAAGTTTAGCAATTAGTTCTGGaagcaaaaatatatttaatgtgaAGATTGTGGCTTGGCCAATACAGCCAATGAATTGATATCTGTTTTGTGAATTGTTGCAGAGAAGCTAAAAGAAtgtctgaaatactgaaaatattttaaaatatttaaatgaaaaaaaaaatctatgttttaTTTCACTATTTTATGATCCATCAGGTCAAAGGGTGGGTAAAATGTGCCATTTCAAGGCAATGGCTCTTTACCCCAAGAGAGAAGGACTGTCTCTAAACATGACTCAGTCTGCAGTAATGAGATGCACAATGAGCTGGGGAGAGCTGACAGtctttcctctctcccttcttcGGGAACAGGCAACCCACGCCTGCACCTTACAcagtgctggaggagggaagatGCCCTAAGCCCGAAGAGCTGCCCTGAGGCAGAGTGCTCCTTCCCACTTGAGCTCTGGAGAAAGGGAGCACTCGTGTTCCTATTTATCACCTCCTCCTGCCCGTTGGAGGGAAGGGCTGTTCACCCTTCTCCCCTGTACTGTTTTGCTCCCCTGAAGAGTTTTGCAGAGTGAGATAACCGATTACCCATGCTGCAATTTGCTAAATATTAAATCTGCTGCTGGAATCAATGCACCACAAAACCAATTAGTTTTATGTagagtatttttattattatattgaCAGTCTCTGTTAAATTAACCTGCGCAGTCGAAGCACATTCCCAAGGAATAAATCTCTTTTCCCGCACTACACGCAGTAATGGGAGAAGGGAAATAAACTCAGAAAGACTATTTTCTGTAGGGAAGGTAAAGGTTTCAATTACCTGTTTGTAAGATATAGGAAGGTACATATGCCATAGGAAATGATTGGATATTCAAAACTATCTATAATTCTTTTCCGTGAGATACTGCTGAATAAACTCTGACTGCTGGACAGTGCTCTTATGGGGTGAGGAGAGTGGCTGGGAGGTATTTCTCTGGATAGTGACTGCTACTGATTAATACTTGCTGTGGTGCTCTGTTTTGTTATCTTGGCAAACTTGGAGTCACTGGCTGTAAGGGATTTATGAGTTGCCCTTGTTGCAGGCTATTCCAGCAAGTGGTGCTTCAGGGACCCAAGAAGAAGCACAGCTGGAAGGGCAGGAGTATGCTCCATGCTATTCCCCTTCCATGTGTTTACAAAGCATGGTGTGGGAAGAAAACACAATCAGGTCATCAGTGTTGATGCTGAGGGCTTAAAGGGCATGTGGGCTGTGGCGCAAGGCTGCTTTGTGGGCACTGAGCTGCGTGTGCAAGTAGAGGAGGTGGAAATACTTGTGGCTTATAGCTTTGTGTCTGGGATTTTCAGTTCCCTTTACCAAATGCCAGCCAGGCTTTGAAGATGGCCAGCAAAGATCTTCAGGTGTAAAAGTACACCTACATATATGTGCATCTAAATGTGAACGTGCACACTCATGTGTACATGTACAGAAACTGCTGGGAAAAACAGGACTGACGGTGTCTTTTCTAAACCCTTTCTCCAGCCGTTTGTGCCCTTGCCAGCCTGCCACTAAGGCTGCTGCGCGTCCACATTCCCAGCCCAGCATGCTCTGACTGCTTGCACTCCTTGCTGTTGGCTGCAACAAGGTGGTGCCGGATGGATTCTTTCAGCTCCGGTCCTTGAAGCTTCCCTGTTAAGGGATGAAGAAGAGTTTATGCTTTTTGCCCAAGTGATGCAGAAGCAGTTCAAGATGATTCAGAACTGGGACTGGAGTCCCGCAGTTCTCTTTCACAGTCTCAGAGATTTGTGGTTTGAGCCTATCTCCTTAAGACATGCAAAGAGAGAGATAGAGAGTGCTGGTATGAAAGGATGAAATAAATGTTCAGCTCTTTTCCCCTGCTCAAGAAGTAGAAGCACCTCTATTATCAATGGAGAAACAGAGTCTGCATAAATTCTTCCCAAAAATTATGGGATTTGCATTAGAAGCGTGTGGATTTTTCATTGCTAATCATCTGTCTGACAAGATATATCTCATTTTCCTGTCTATTTTCTGTCCATGATTTTTTTGCAATTTATAATAATCAGTTGCACTATTTCTACAAACAGTTTTTGCTGTAAACAAGTACTGCTTTTCCACTGCTCCCCAAGTCATAATTTCCACTGCTAGATTGGTGAATGGCTTTTTCAGATGCAATTGTTCCTTGACTGAACAATTTAGGATTCTTCCATGTACTCAGcacttacatacacacacatgcatgaacATACACACACGTATACACAAGTGAGTATATAATTTGTGATCAAAAATGAGCCACACTGCTAAATTCAGCACCAGGTATGTTTTAATGCACCTTCCTCCCTTGCCTCAGGGGGATTCTGAAGCACCGGTTTAGATAACCTACGTTCAAGTGATAGAACCAGGAAAAATGTGTCATCATTAGATTAAACAGGGCCTTTGCCTTCCCTTTGACTCTGCTGGGGATAAATCCATGTTTGCTTCAAAAAACCAAGGAGCAGAAGCAAAATCATGTGCAAATAATGAAAGAATCATTGCCGACTCTTTGGGAGGGCAGCTCTGGGAAGCGGGGAATATGTTCAGAGGCATTGTTTGCTGCTGGTGTTCACAATGCCCTTTGTCTTCTGCAAATGTTATTGTGATTCAAAACTGTCTCAGCCAAATGAAGTGAATCAGACAGTGCTTATTTACAAGAAcatttgaaattaatatttttggcATAATTTCTGAAGGCTGACAGTTATGAATCATCTTCTTTTTACAGAGGGCCTTTACATCTCTTTATAATACTCTTTTACTGGCCAGCCAAAATATGAACTTGTTTCCCTAGCTAGGAAATCGTCGTTCTCCAGCACATACGCATAGGTATGTGAGCATAAGCATAGTATGCTTACATATTGTTTATAGGAAACCCACAGGACGAAACAAAGGCCTATCTGTCTGGCACGTACGCCAGACTCACTTCTCTGCTTGTTACAGAATGTATCTCCAAGCCAGCACAAAAACCAAATTCCCAGGACTGAAGATaacatttttccccattttacaTGGCACTATAAAATGAATTCCACAAGAGGGAGCTAGAAAACAAATAATCTTTCATGAAGCAGGCTATTAACCTCTTTATAGAATAAAGTGATGGACGTGCTACACGTGTCCCTTATCAACCGGAAGAGGTGGCTGAGTTGCTGTTGCATCAAGTCTCCCATTATGATGGGTCTTTCTTGTATGGGAACATCAAGTCATGCTTCAGGGCTTTGTAAAGACTGACAAAGGATTCAGCCCAAGCTTCTTTCTGGTGCCCCTGGGACTGAGCAGCCCTGTAGGCCGTGTAGACCATGGTCAGCACTGTCCTTTCAAAGTCTTCTTTCTTGAGGACTCGAGGATAGGAAGACAGTCTGCTACTTAGTCTGCGGATCTCTGTGATGCTCTTGGGGATAATCTCGTTGCAGATGGTGTCAAACTCGGCAGCCTTCCTCAGTGAAGCAAGCTCCTCATCTTTGATGGAGATCCTCTGACCTTTGTCAATGTCAAGCTCAGCTAAAAGAAACTGGTACAAAATCAGAACACAGAAAGCTATTTATCTTCTCCGAGAAACTCTAGGCAGAGTAAATGCGAATTAGCAATATGTCCTTAGGTCTTTACTGTGGGTCAAATGGAGACAAAATTCTCATTGCACTGGCTGGAGGTGGGGCAGACCAGAAAGTCTCTGTGTGAATGTTGGACTCCTGTGTTATCTACCTGGGAAAATTAGAGACAGGCTAtggggaaagcagagagaaaaggggAACAACAGGTAGTCTTGTATTATACAAATCAGGCATGGGTTGCTGCTGGAGTCACATGGGAATTAAAGAGATGGCGACAACACCACAGCTGGGAAAGGCCATTTACCCTGCCAGGGATACCAGTAGTGGCCTATCTCTGTGTGACAGAGCACAGCAATGGCTTCCCAGCCTATCTCCGCTGTTTGGACATCCAGTCCCAATTTCTCAAGGTGTGGGATAGATAGATTTGACCCATGTACGTTCTTCAGGTGGAGCACTTTCCCTTAGCTAACCACACGACACTGTTCCAAACTGTGCCTTACATCTGCAGTCTCCGCTGCTGTGAAAGAGGGGACCTGAATCACTTTGAACTGAAACACTCAGGCCCTTGAGATTACTTTCCAATGACTGATACTCATGGCTTTCATGATTTGAACATATAATTTGGGGCTGAGACTCAGACCAATGAATTTACATGCGTTGTGTTGTTAATATGCCACTGTTCTGGAAGAAAGTTGCTTCCAGTGGAAAGCCACTTGCTCTGGTTTTCACTCTGCCTTGTCACTGAGCTAGAACCCACATTTGAAGTACTGCGGGCAATTGTTGCTGAAAGAGGTGAATTTGTCATACATATATCTGTTCCCTCCCTCCTGGTGAGCTATTACTTCGTCAGCAATGGGTTTAGTACTGGCATGAGTAAAAGTGACATGAAGACAGAAAATGGATAACCCCGGTATGGACAGTAAACCCAGTCTTGATTAGGGCTTAAGGTACCATCTGCTCCCATATACTGAACCTCATAAAGCAGGACCACATCTTCCAGCGAGTTTTGTAGCACTGGGTTAAGGAAGGCAGCTGAGGACCTCTTGAATCGCTGAGCAGCTGGGAAAAGCATAGCTGGAAAATAAGAATGAGAAAAGAGAGGTTCCACAGGGTGGCAAACATTGAAAAGAGGAAGCACTTTTCGATAGTAGATTCAACCAAAGAACTGCCTGTTGCGAAGTCTTACTGTGCAGTATAACTTCTCATTGTAAATAAAATGGGCGGCATGGACTGCTTTGGCTATAGTCTGCTAGAGATGGAGGTTAGCTGTTTGTCCTGTATCTATACAGTGTCTAACACAGAATGGTCTGTAAACCAAGCCTGGGACTCTGAGGTGCAGCCACAGTGTAAGGAATAATAATGATAACCACAACATCAACATTACCTAAAAGACATGTTCTTCTCCTGGCTCTGCAAGGAGAAATCAATACCGACCCTCAACACAGCCTACCTTCTTCAGGCCATTCTTCTGCTGAAACACTTCTAAGAACCTACATTTCTCCTGGGTTCAGCTGCCTAAAATTTGATATCTCCTTAGTGGATAGAGACAGCTCCTCCAAAGGGTAGATCGGCTCATCTGTCCTGGGCGTATGTCTGGAAGGAGTGACTCACCCTTTGGAGATGCCTATGTCTATTCATTGAGCCAGCTTAGAGAAGACAGCTACATTCAATGAGGTGAATCTCAGTTTATTATGGCTTTAATACTTCATAGTGTTATAGCTAGAAACAGCAAAGTCTGCTATGATCCGGTACTTCTTCACTTCTGCGAAGTGCACTACAGATATTGCCtcagagaaatgaaacagaaaacacatgtATAGCCCCGGACCTCAGCACCTCAGTGAAGTAAAGCGTTTGTGGAACCAATAACCTGTACAGTCCAGAGTATAGAAGACATCTGATGCTACATTACAGACCACCTAAATGCTCTAAGTTATTAACTACGTTGTTAACCAGGTAACTAGGTACTATTAAAAATGTCAATTCCTTtcagagtagaggggaaaaaaaacctggttTATTTAATGTTATGTGTGTGTGATTTAGATGCTGATGTTTAGGTAACCGTATTTTGGATTTGTTGGATTTTTTCCAATACTCAGGAAcaggaagggtttttttaaagctgtgcttATGTGACTATTGGTGCATTGCCTCATAACTTCACTGCTCGACTTCAGCCTAAATGCAGTCCTGTTTCCTGGGCCGTTGCCAACTGTTGACGTTTTAAAGTTTGACTTGTTAATGATATTTAAGTTCAAGTAACGCAAGGAGAAAGAAACCAGGCCCTCAGAGATTGTGTTTATTAGGACCTTGACTGTGTAGCGTAGGAACAACTAATTGGGATAACACTAGGTATGAAGTAATTCATGCTGGACCCAGCAAAGGGTATTTTGGCCTTGAATTAGCTAGGGAATATAGTATGGCTAAAATAGTTTGTTGAATTGCAGTAGACGTATTGCAGCTGGATACTACTAACTGTAAAGGCATTCTGGAGGGATGGAGTTCAGGCATTTTGGTAAGACACCTACAGAGCTAGGCGATTCCTATTGGATCTACGTGAGTTTAGATTAAAACTTGTTGAAATAACCGAATAGTACTTGCAGGATATGTGACTAAAAGCCTGAAGGAATAAATGCACCAAGTAAAAGAACAGAGATGTTGAAAAGGACTTGGTCTCTGCAGTAGGCTTTCTCCAGCACGATGCCTTTACCAGCTGAGCATCTTGTCTGGACCAGCTGAGGAGGTGGTAAGTTTGGGAAAGGCTGCAAGCTGCCTGCGGGTTCTGCTGTGCGGGGCTGTTTGCCTGTCTGACCACTGGCAGCTGGGGCCATAcccattttctgctgctgctccatcaCTGACGTTCACCCCTCTTGCTCAGAGCTTTGCTGAGACGCACTGGAGCTATTCCGCCTTTCGCTCTTGGCAATTTGAGAATGCAATTGAGTGCATGTGaagcacttgaaacttcaagcacTAATTGCTGAGTAATTAAAACTTTTATTACTGGGCAATTAAAACTCTAATTACTAAGCAGCTGGCAGAAATCCAGTCTGTAATGATGACGATTCATTTTTATCTCTTTTAGATGCCCTTTCAGTGGAAACAGCCTCAGAGTGCAGAGTACCTCTACATATGCAGATGGTTTACATCTCAAATATTCCCTGAGCCATGAAAAAGGTGCCTGTGGCATCATGCTTCAGTGCTGTCATGCTTATTGTCATCACACTGATCACTTTTATCTTTCAGGCCAAGTGCAGATTCCTACTATGGAGCTGCGGTAGGAGCCACCAGATTCAGCCCATCGCCACTCACCCAGAAACACTTCAGTGAAGGACTGGCATAAAAATGAATGCCATATTATTGATTTAGTACTGACCCGCTTGCTGAGTCACAGGTAACACCTGAGAAAGCACCTGGGTTTTCTACCCAGCAGTTCCCAGTATGACATGGATTAGGTCAGGAGATTCAAAGGTGTAAGAGCCTGAGCTGCTATGTTGTGAGAAAGGACTTTGTATGCGTGTCAGAAACATGCCGTCCTCTGTGGGGACCCGGCTAGCACTGACTCCCTGATCTCATTATCTTTTTCCCAAAACATATCAAACTTTGTTACAGTTCTTAGAGACTCAGAAACTCTTTCAAAGCTCATTTATATCTGTCATGATGATCTGATTTCCCTGATCCACATTTTATTTCAGTCCTTCCCTTTCTTTCTATTCCTGCACAGTGTCAAATCCTTCCACCACTGCTCCCTCCACAGTCCTCTTCATGAATTCACAAGTTCCTCCAACATTGTGTGAGCATTTAGAGCAAGTACTCACTGATTTTCATTACACTGATTAACACATACATAAGTGAAGCACTAAAGCTGATACAGAGGAAGATTTGCAACCAGTTTCTGCATTTAATGATTAAATTACACTTGAAACTTTTCTGCTGATTTTACTTCTTCTCACATTTACTTCCATTTCTGACAGGAGTTACCTGGGCAGTATCAAAGAACAGCAGAGGAGTATTACTGTGACTTACCATCTCTTTACTCTTTTCTTCCCAAGGGAGTTCCCTGTAAAGCTATCAAGCAATTATTTCATAGGAAGACGCAGAGCAATGTGCGTCATTTTATGGTGATGCTGCAGCCAGTTCGTTTCAACGGCAGCAGCCATGGATGTCTGAGGAGCAGAGATCCCTAATCAGTATTGACAGAGAAAGCCCAATCCAGTCAtctttgaagtcagtggagaGATTCGTATTGTCTTATTGTTTTTACTTCTCTTACAAATGTGTCAAGACATCTCCAGTGGAGATGCGTGCGCTTCTGTCCTAAGGGCTGAACAGTCACGTAACAATAAGCTTATGATACACAGAGGTGAGGTAGGAAAAATAACGTTTTGATTACccttactgaaaatgttttctatcTGTGTACTGCCAGGCTCATCCTCTTCCAAATCCCTTCTTCAGAGGGGCCTTAGGAGTCCTCCCTGCTCTGACCTCCCTCGCTGCCCAGAGGCCTCAGGGCTGGAGGTGGGTGGGATGAGTGTGCCTGAGCACAGCCACCCGCTCCCAGCCTGCCTGTCTGACCCCGAACAGCCTCATCCTGTGCCCTGGAGCCCACCACTGCTTCTGTCTGAAgatggtgggcagccagcaagcCCAGTCCTAAACGTGGCTAAAAATGCCCATCAAAATATGGTGCAGGAGTCCCTGTTTTCTGCACTGCTCACTGTGGGAGCCCATCCAGTCTCCTACAGCTCTGCTGACTCAACTCCACTCTTTAAGGACTACCTGGGTTTTGAAACAAAAGCTGCAGCTGTGTTTGCCAATTCGTTGGCTTGCTTCTAACTATTTAGCTCATGGCAGCCTAGAAATTTCTTCACGGTTTAAAAGTAACATCACATCTGAGGCTGACAATAGTTTTACTTTAGAAAtgctttaatctttttttttaagaactgtgcCAGAATTTTCTGGACCTCATTAGCCACGTGATAAGCGTTTGTGATCCTCTCCCAGGTTTTCCATGTGGTTTCACTGGTGAGGGTACAGATGTTTAGTTTTGCTTTCCAGTCCACAATCCTGCTCGTGATTTCCCAGTTGCTGCCGGTGATGTGTTTGCTCAATAAGTACAGTGAATAGCTGCAGGAGTGCTCAATTACTTGTGCATCATCAACGACTTTTTCTTCTCATATGAGAAGGTATGAAGCCAAAAGCATGAATCAAGCCTTGTGCAGGCCATCACTCCAAAGCACATACAGCTCCCCAGGGCTCCAGGACATGAATACAATTTAACTGGGGTCATGACTCAGTAGGAATTATTTTGATTGTATTCAGGGGTGTGGAAAAGGGCTGTCTCGTTGCTTTAGTGGGACCCCTTCCATCAAGGacaggaggagcagaggggaCAAGAAGGACTTCTGGGCCAAAACTCCTGACTCtctgcaagcaaagcaaaggagAGTTGCCTGTTCACGTAGGGAAAGGCAGTGGCCCAGCTAGAGTTGTCCTATAATGCAAATTCAGTCAGCATGCTGCCAGTTGTGTCCTCCTGTCTTAGCCTGACTCTAAAGAAACTCATGAAAATACTTTCTTTGGGTATCACTGGCTTCCTGGGACCAACCCCCTGTTTCTGGGAGTGCAAGGCAGGCAGTGGTtaacaagcagcagcagttcgTGTTCAGTGATGGACCTAAAAAGGAAAAGTGGTCTCTGAAACTCCTTTATGTATTCACCAGCAGCTGTAACAGGGATTAACAGGGCTCTGCAAAACCATATCCTCTCAGACCACCACAACCGTCTTTTTATTGCAAGCTCACAACCACCCCTTGGTAGTGAGAAACTGCTGCAAGCTCAGCAGTACATCCAGCTTGATCCCTCACAGCACAATTTCCCTTTCCTGCTCAAAACTTTTGAAGTCAGGACTCCTAGACCTCGACAGAAAGAAGTTAATGCATCCCAAATTATAATGACGGCAATTTCTTCCTATTTGGCTTTATCTTGTTGATAAAGCAGGGAATAAAAGTGTTTCCTACAAAATGGTTCATTGCTGTGAGTGCATTTGTGCATGGAAACAAATCTGCTTACTGCCCCCTgaatgaaaggaaaggaaaatgtaaaacttAGTGGGTTATCATTCATGAAGGCATGGTAAAGtacataaaacattttttataaatTCATTGGCTGCAGTTGTTTTGTTCTGTCCTATAACAAGCCCAGAGAAACACAGCATTTGAATCAGACTCCAGTGGTGGGAGTTTTTCCCTAGCCTAAACATCGCATGgctagaaaagcaaataaaaaaaatctgtggctGTGCTCAGCCTTTTTTTTATGCCAGCTTCTGCAAGAGTCAAAAAAGCCATCTCCTGGGCCAGATGGATAACCCTTTTAAGCTTGCTCTTAGTCAGCCTGGAGCATATGATGGTTCCACTAGTGAGCTGGAAGTTTTCCTGGTGTCACGACATTTTTCTTTAACCTGCCTGGAATTTGCACTAAATGGATCTCAGCACACCCAGAGGGTCCTCTCAAGAGAAGACATTTGTTGATAGCCTGAGAACAGATTTTCTCACTAGCACTGACTTCTTTGAAAGATGAAGATGATTATTCAAGATGTATTCAAGCATTTGCCAAAGCAGATGAACTCAACACTGTCCGCAAGGTGCTTGTCTGGGCAGACACAGCAGCCATTATAAGGCCATGCAAAAATCATGAGTCATCTAGGGTCGCTGAACCTACTTTGTTTCGGAAGCTGCTGGGCAGTTGCTAGAAGTCATTATTGCTTTGGATATTAGGGCGAATACCAGCAGGCACTGTAACAGTGTATGAGAAGCATTGTTTTGAACTCAGTCTCTACATTTCTCCTTGACCATGCAGTGCAGAAGAGATGAGTGTCAAAGTTCGTATAGCCTTGGTAAAGGCTTTTTGTTTCATGTTCCCTGTGATCACCTTGCTTATGAGGGTTTACAATCAGAGCATAATTCCATTTATGTGTAAAGAGTTTTATTTCTGTCAGATGACTTTGGTGGGTCCTCATGATGAGTTGCTCCATTACTGGAGTAACAATTCACTGTCCCCAATTTTCTGCCTCAGGCTAACTGTGAAATGCCTGTGCTTACCAACCTGCAGTCAATCAAAGTCACTAAATATGTTGCTGCCCTGAGCATCTACCTGCTTTGTGCCTGCTTCCTCCAGGGCAAGGTGGTGTTGACCTATGAGAGGTGTGTGGTGGGCAGAGAAAGTAGTACTGTAAATCACGAAAAGTGCAGTGTTAATAAGTAATGAACAGATTTTAATCTGTATAGTAATCCCATCCTTCTTTACTTCTTGTCCTGCACTTGCCTCATCCCTGGTGTCCACCATCTGCAAGGCGTTGATAATGCCCTGGGCCTGCTATCACTTCCAGGGTGGAACCTGAGCTTtggctgcccagccctgcagcggaGCATGCTCAGCCATAGCTCCTCTGTGTTTGCTGACTTTTTGCTTTTCCGTATCGAAACTGCTATATTAGAAATGATTGAACACTTTGCCCTAGCACGGGAGAAATGGAAATAGTGGGAAGCTGGAGGAAGAATAAGGGTAATAAAAGAagggaaacacacagaaaaacccagaaagacaaggaaaaaccACTGTAGTGATACAGGCTAGCTTCTGAAACTTGTATCTGGAATTGCAGTTACTCACAGAAGTAGCTCCCATGACAACAAGTGCAATGCAAAGGCTTGTGCATTCcaattttaatacatttaaatcTCCATTATTGGGAGATTAAATCCCAATGCCCCTTAGGAGAACACATCAGTGAGATGGAgaagacattttaattaaaaaacaacatGAACTagctcatttttaaaagcagctacCAAGAGAATTTGCCTCTTTTTACTTCCAGCTCTGTATCGTTGCTATCTTAGTTCCTAAGACTAAAATTAATAGCGGCAGTGGTCTTTCTTTATTCTTGCCTGTTGGCTAAAAGTGAGAACAgacatttgtttcttctttagtAATAAAGACAACGGTTAAAAGAAGAAAGCTCCGTCTTGAAAGTCTAAGTTTTGTTAATCGGGATGTAGGAAGTAGATCCCTCTACAAAATTTGGCAACAGGTAACACTGTTCCTAGGAAAAAAATCGGTTAAAACACTTAGAATTAATAACAGATTGTATTCAGTTCCTTAGTTCATCATACAATCGGTTTTTTTGAAGTTACCTTGCACTAATTTATCTCCTTTTTAAGAAACACACGTATTCTGAAAGGGTGTCTCAGTCTGTGAAACAGAACCCACTCCAACCTAGACTTCTGCATACAGAATGCGTAATGCATACACATAAGTGTCCTAAGATACGTTAGATTAGATTGAGGTGCAACAGA
The sequence above is drawn from the Opisthocomus hoazin isolate bOpiHoa1 chromosome 8, bOpiHoa1.hap1, whole genome shotgun sequence genome and encodes:
- the FAM180A gene encoding protein FAM180A; amino-acid sequence: MLWKTLLLLLFYYSAHATVTHRWSRAMLFPAAQRFKRSSAAFLNPVLQNSLEDVVLLYEFLLAELDIDKGQRISIKDEELASLRKAAEFDTICNEIIPKSITEIRRLSSRLSSYPRVLKKEDFERTVLTMVYTAYRAAQSQGHQKEAWAESFVSLYKALKHDLMFPYKKDPS